DNA from Desulfuromonas sp. AOP6:
GGGACGCTTCCGGCGCTGGCTTGAACGTTCTGGAAACTACGAAGACTATATGGAAAAACTGGCGGCCGCCTTTAATCCGGCCGTGATAGCGGGGCTGATGTGCCGCGAACAGATCAGCGTCTCCTGGGACGGCTATGTGTTCGACTGCGACTTCCACCTGGCGGCCGGCATCTGCCAGGGCGAAAAATCGACTCATGTACGTGACCTGGCGACGGCGCCACCCAAAGGCACCCCGATCGCCACCGCCGAGCACTGTTATGCCTGCACCGCTGGCGCCGGCTTTACCTGAGGGGGCGAAATCGCGACCTAGTTAGGTCGCATGTGCTTTCAACGAGGTGGCCATTTCAGGAAGGGATTTCCCCATGAAAGGCAACGGCAAAAAGATCCTCATCGTCCTGACCATTGCCGTATTGGTCACGTTGTTCTTTGTTTTCGACCTGCAACGTTTTCTGACCCTGCCTGAACTCAAAGCGCGGCAAGAGGCCTTCCAGCAATTTTACGCCAACAACAAAACGCTGACCCTCGGGTTGTATTTTGTTTTCTACGTCATCGTCATCGCCTTGTCACTGCCTGGCGCGGCCGTCATGACGCTGGCCGGAGGCGCCCTCTTCAGCTTCCTTCCCGCCGTCATCGTGGTCTCCTTCGCCAGTACCATCGGCTCGACCCTGGCGTTTCTCGTCAGTCGTTTTTTGTTGCGCGACTGGGTCCAATCCAGATTCCGCGAGCGCCTCAAAACCATTAACGCCGGCATTGAGCGAGACGGACATTTTTACCTCTTTACCCTGCGACTGGTACCGATTTTTCCTTTGTTCATGATCAATCTGGTCATGGGCCTCACCCCCATGCGTACCCTGACCTTTTACTGGGTCAGCCAGCTCGGCATGCTGCCCGGCACCGCCGTCTACGTCAATGCCGGTGCGCAGCTTGGCCAGATAGAAAGTCTGGGCGACATTCTGTCTCCGGAACTGATCCTTTCCTTTGCCATGCTGGGGATCTTTCCCCTGTTGGCCCGTAAAGGCGTCGACCTCATGCAAAAACGCCGAAGTCTCAAAGACTTCCCCAAACCTGAATCCTTTGATTACAACGTCGTCGTTCTTGGAGCCGGCTCCGCCGGGCTGGTCAGCGCCTATATCGCGGCGGCGGTCAAGGCCAAGGTGGCCCTGATCGAAAAAGACAAAATGGGCGGCGATTGCCTCAACACCGGCTGTGTTCCAAGCAAGGCGTTGATCCGGGCAGCAAAAATGCTTGCCTACGCTCGCCGCGCCACAGAATTCGGTCTACAGCAATCAATGACTGACTTTGATTTCGCCGACGTCATGGCGCGGGTGCACCGTGTGGTGAAAAAAGTCGAACCGCACGACTCGGTGGAACGCTACACGGCGCTTGGTGTGGAATGCATCAAGGGCGAGGCACGCATCACCTCACCCTACACCGTGCAGGTCGGCGAGCGAATCCTGACCACGCGCAACATCATTGTCGCTACCGGCGCCGAACCCTTCGTACCGCCCATTCCGGGTCTCGACCAGGTGGACTACCTGACCTCGGATAACCTCTGGCAATTGCGCGAATTGCCTCGGCGGCTGGTGGTACTGGGGGGCGGGCCCATCGGTTGCGAAATGGCCCAGGCTTTTGCGCGATTCGGTGCCCAGGTGACCCAGGTAGAGATGGCGCCGCAGCTCATGGGGCGCGAGGACTCTGATGTCGGGGCTTTTGTACGCGAGCGCTTCGAGGCCGAAGGGGTGCGGGTACTGACCGAACACGCCGCCACGGAAGTTCAGGTCAAAGACCAGGAGAAGATCCTGGTGTGTGAGCATCAGGGGCAAAAAGTCGAGGTGCCTTTCGACGCTATCCTGGTTGCCGTGGGTCGGCGCGCTCGCACAACGGGGTTCGGCCTGGAGGAACTGGGGGTTCACCTCAGTCAGCGCGGCACCATCGAGGTCGATCCCTTCCTGCGCACCAACTTTCCCAACATCTTCTGCGCGGGCGATGTGGCCGGCCCCTACCAGTTTACCCACACTGCCGCCCATCAAGCCTGGTATGCGGCGGTCAACGCCCTGTTCGGCGACTTCAAAAAGTTCCGTGCCGATTACCGCGTCATCCCCTGGTGTACGTTTACCGACCCCGAAATAGCGCGCGTCGGTCTCAACGAAGTTGAAGCCCGCGAGCAGAACATCGATCATGAAATCACGCGATTTGAGCTGGCCGACCTGGATCGCGCCATCGCCGAGGGCGAAGAGCACGGCTGGATCAAGATCATCACCCCGCCCGGCCAGGACAAGATCCTCGGTGTGACTATCGTTGGCACCCATGCCGGTGATCTGCTCGCCGAATACATCCTGGCCATGAAGCACGGTCTCGGCCTCAACAAAATTCTCGGCACCATCCACCCCTATCCAACCCTGGCCGAAGCCAACAAAATGGCCGCTGGTGAGTGGAAAAAGGCCCATGTCCCAGAAAAATTGCTGGCCTGGGTTGAAAAATACCACGCCTGGCGGCGCGGGTAGAAAGGGATATCCCCATAAAAACGGATACGATGTACTGACAAAAAAGGCCCGCAACACATGCTGCGGGCCTTTGCTTTGGCGTTTTTGCCAGAAAGTCAGGCGGTCGTGTTTTCCTTCTTCGGCTGTCGGTTACCGACCAGCAGGTAAAGACAGGGTAGCACAAAGAGCGTCAGCAGGGTTGAGGTGAGAACACCGCCGATAACCACGGTGGCCAGGGGTCGCTGCACTTCGGCTCCGACCCCAATGGACAGGGCCATCGGGAGGAAACCAACAGCGTCGGTGACGGCCGTAGCCAGTACCGGCACCAGGCGCTGCCTGGCCGCCCCCGTAACCGCTTCGAGCAGCGGCAGCCCTTCCGCCAGCAGTCCCCGGATCGCCGACACCAGCACCTGGCCGTTGAGCACGGCGATACCCGACAGAGCGATAAAGCCGATGGCGGCGCTGACGCTGAAGGGGATGCCGCGCATATAGAGAGCGAAGATCCCCCCTACCGCCGCCAACGGGATGCCGGTGTAGATGATGAGCACGTCCCTCAGGCGCTTCAGGCTGAAATAGAGGAGCACGAAGATCAGCAGCAGGGTCAGGGGCACCACCAGCATCAGGCGTTTCTGGGAGCGCTCCAGGTTTTCGAACTGGCCGCCCCATTCGATCATGGTGCCTTCCGGAAGCAAAACGCCCTCGGCGATTTTGGCCTTAGCCTCATCGACAAAGGAAGCGATATCCCGGTCCCGCACATTGACCTGCACCTTGATCAGCCGGCGTCCCCACTCGCGGTTGATGGTCGAGGGCCGCTCGACCTCCCGCACTTCGGCCAGGGCGCCGAGGGGGAGGACCGCGCCGGTGCGGGTGGGGATCAGGGTGTTCTCCAGCGCCTTCACATCATGGCGCTGCGCATCGGGCAAGCGCAGCACCAGCGGGAAGGAGCGCTCCCCTTCGAAAACTTCGCCCACCCGGGGGGTGCCGACGGCGGCGATGATGTCGAGGACATCGCGGGCGGCCACCCCGTAACGGGACAAGGCCTCACGGTCGACGGCAATCTGCAGGGTCGGCTGGCCGGTGATCTGCTCCACGGCCACGTCGGCAGCGCCCTGGACATCAAGCAGCAGATGTTCGACCTGCTCGCCCAGGGATACCAGGGTGTCGAAATTTTCCCCGTAGATCTTGATCCCCACATCGCCGCGGATGCCCGAGAGCATCTCGTTGACCCGCAGTTCAATGGGCTGGGTCAGCACCGAGCGGATGCCAGGCAGACCGTGCAGGGCCTCTTCCACCCGGGCGGCCAGTTCGGCCTGGCTGTCGGCCCGGGTCCATTGCCGGCGCGGATGCAGGGTCATGAAAATATCCGTAAGTTCCGTCCCCATGGGGTCGGTGGCGACCTCGGCGCTGCCCAGACGACTCCAGATGTGACGGATTTCATCGGGAAAAGCCTTGAGCAGCAGCTTCTCCATCTCGGTATTGTAGGCAATGGACTCGTCCACGGATACCCCGGCCAGGCGCACCACGCTGACCACCAGCGAGCCTTCGGACAGGCGGGGCAGAAATTCGCCGCCCAGACGGGTGGCCAGCAGGATGGAAGCGACCAGCACGACCGTGACCGCAACCAAAAAAGCCCGGCGCCAGCGCAGCACCATCTCCAGCAAGGCACCGTAACGGCTTTTGAGCCAGCCATCAACCTTGCGCTCCTCGACCCGCAGTTTTTTGGGCATGAACTGGAAAGAGAGAACGGGCGACAGGAAGATGGCCACCACCAGGGCGCCGAGCAGGGCGAAGATGAAGGTCCAGGCCATGGGCTTGAACATCTTCCCTTCAATCCCCTCCAGGGTCAGCACGGGCAGAAAGACGAGGACGATAATGCCCATGCCGAAGACGATGGGACGCACGACTTCCTGGCTGGAAGCCAGAATGGCATCGAAGCGTTCCGCCGGGGTGAGTTGCCGACCCAACTGCATCTGGCGTTCAGTCAGGCGCCGCAGGTTGGCTTCGGTCATGACGACGGAACCATCCACCAGAATACCGAAATCGATGGCGCCCAGGGACAGCAGGCTGGCGGCTATCCCCATCTCCTGCATGCCGAAGGCCGCGAAGAGCATGGCCATGGGAATGGTAGCCGCCACCAGCAGCCCGGCCCGCAGGTTGCCGAGCAGCAGGAAGAGCACGGCGATGACCAGCAGGGCCCCTGCCGCCAGATTGTGTTTGACCGTGTCAATGACCTGGTCGACGAGTTCGGTGCGGTCGTAGACCGTTTCGAGTAAAACGTCGGCGGGCAGGGCCTTCTTCACCCGTTCCAGGGCCAGCTTCAGGTCGCTGGTCACCTCGCGGCTGTTCTCGCCCATAAGCATGAAGCCAAGACCGAGGACCACCTCGCCCTTGCCGGCGGCGGAGACGGCGCCACGGCGCAGTTCATGGCCGATGGCCACCTCAGCCACATCGCCTACTTTCACGGCGACGCCCTGATAGGCAGTGATGACAATGCCGGCGATCTCTTCAACCGTGGCGACGCGGCCGAGGCCGTGCACCAGCAGGGTCTGACCGCCGGTGACTACCTGGCCGCCCCCTACATTGGCGTTGTTTTCGCGCAGGGCGGTGG
Protein-coding regions in this window:
- the lpdA gene encoding dihydrolipoyl dehydrogenase, with the translated sequence MKGNGKKILIVLTIAVLVTLFFVFDLQRFLTLPELKARQEAFQQFYANNKTLTLGLYFVFYVIVIALSLPGAAVMTLAGGALFSFLPAVIVVSFASTIGSTLAFLVSRFLLRDWVQSRFRERLKTINAGIERDGHFYLFTLRLVPIFPLFMINLVMGLTPMRTLTFYWVSQLGMLPGTAVYVNAGAQLGQIESLGDILSPELILSFAMLGIFPLLARKGVDLMQKRRSLKDFPKPESFDYNVVVLGAGSAGLVSAYIAAAVKAKVALIEKDKMGGDCLNTGCVPSKALIRAAKMLAYARRATEFGLQQSMTDFDFADVMARVHRVVKKVEPHDSVERYTALGVECIKGEARITSPYTVQVGERILTTRNIIVATGAEPFVPPIPGLDQVDYLTSDNLWQLRELPRRLVVLGGGPIGCEMAQAFARFGAQVTQVEMAPQLMGREDSDVGAFVRERFEAEGVRVLTEHAATEVQVKDQEKILVCEHQGQKVEVPFDAILVAVGRRARTTGFGLEELGVHLSQRGTIEVDPFLRTNFPNIFCAGDVAGPYQFTHTAAHQAWYAAVNALFGDFKKFRADYRVIPWCTFTDPEIARVGLNEVEAREQNIDHEITRFELADLDRAIAEGEEHGWIKIITPPGQDKILGVTIVGTHAGDLLAEYILAMKHGLGLNKILGTIHPYPTLAEANKMAAGEWKKAHVPEKLLAWVEKYHAWRRG
- a CDS encoding CusA/CzcA family heavy metal efflux RND transporter, translating into MLEKLIAAALRNRLVVVLCFVLAFAAGLWSLLRLPVDAFPDTTPVQVQINTTAPALGPEEIEMQISQPVELAVSGLPGLVHVRSISKFGLSQVVAIFEDEMPILDSRQLIMERLASVSLPEGIERPELGPISTGLGEVFHYVLRSDHPERTLDELRTLHDWVVKPELRKVPGVAEVNSWGGLEKQYHVIVSPDALIKYNLTYGDVATALRENNANVGGGQVVTGGQTLLVHGLGRVATVEEIAGIVITAYQGVAVKVGDVAEVAIGHELRRGAVSAAGKGEVVLGLGFMLMGENSREVTSDLKLALERVKKALPADVLLETVYDRTELVDQVIDTVKHNLAAGALLVIAVLFLLLGNLRAGLLVAATIPMAMLFAAFGMQEMGIAASLLSLGAIDFGILVDGSVVMTEANLRRLTERQMQLGRQLTPAERFDAILASSQEVVRPIVFGMGIIVLVFLPVLTLEGIEGKMFKPMAWTFIFALLGALVVAIFLSPVLSFQFMPKKLRVEERKVDGWLKSRYGALLEMVLRWRRAFLVAVTVVLVASILLATRLGGEFLPRLSEGSLVVSVVRLAGVSVDESIAYNTEMEKLLLKAFPDEIRHIWSRLGSAEVATDPMGTELTDIFMTLHPRRQWTRADSQAELAARVEEALHGLPGIRSVLTQPIELRVNEMLSGIRGDVGIKIYGENFDTLVSLGEQVEHLLLDVQGAADVAVEQITGQPTLQIAVDREALSRYGVAARDVLDIIAAVGTPRVGEVFEGERSFPLVLRLPDAQRHDVKALENTLIPTRTGAVLPLGALAEVREVERPSTINREWGRRLIKVQVNVRDRDIASFVDEAKAKIAEGVLLPEGTMIEWGGQFENLERSQKRLMLVVPLTLLLIFVLLYFSLKRLRDVLIIYTGIPLAAVGGIFALYMRGIPFSVSAAIGFIALSGIAVLNGQVLVSAIRGLLAEGLPLLEAVTGAARQRLVPVLATAVTDAVGFLPMALSIGVGAEVQRPLATVVIGGVLTSTLLTLFVLPCLYLLVGNRQPKKENTTA